In the genome of Fuerstiella sp., one region contains:
- a CDS encoding peptidylprolyl isomerase, whose protein sequence is MSTQTDRFLTQGHSGAADAEHQQHVASGTTGRLVIVCLLVIVTGCQGKGLVTENPVFSDLPPRRSLVNNATTELSSDKGDTLSVTQVAVRDAEPLQGNTVVADINGRPLFVDDLIGSIRLTLEADDRYTDRQRRQFMLQELQRGLDQRIDEEIAVQALEAKVPEEQREAMKEHLGTAFEQFLEARRTELIREGKISSGDELDQFLAQGGMSVGQLRETFFRIQMVNGYIKSLTEATEGHSPDRLELLEYYRTNIDQFTPNERVRWQEIRVSVSAHGGREQARQRMMQVLNAIKSGESEFAELAHMYSDAFSAEQNGNRGWLNRDSLRDKKLEEMLFNLKSGEMTRVMEDDRFFSIYRVARHEYATPRPFSVVQSEIDEAIRRERATAAKQTIIADMRAEASVRTIFDDHTELR, encoded by the coding sequence GTGTCAACACAAACCGACAGGTTTCTCACTCAAGGTCACAGTGGTGCTGCAGATGCGGAGCATCAGCAGCATGTTGCGTCTGGTACGACCGGACGACTGGTGATCGTTTGCCTGCTGGTGATCGTGACAGGCTGTCAGGGTAAGGGACTGGTTACAGAGAATCCTGTCTTTTCAGATTTGCCGCCGCGGCGTTCGCTGGTCAACAATGCGACCACCGAACTCTCATCTGACAAAGGTGACACACTGAGTGTGACGCAGGTTGCGGTCCGCGATGCGGAACCGCTTCAGGGCAATACTGTCGTTGCTGATATCAATGGACGTCCGTTGTTCGTTGACGATCTGATTGGCAGTATTCGGCTAACGCTCGAAGCCGACGACCGTTACACCGATCGACAGCGCCGTCAGTTCATGCTGCAGGAGTTGCAGCGAGGACTGGACCAGAGAATTGATGAAGAGATTGCTGTGCAGGCTTTAGAAGCCAAGGTCCCCGAGGAACAGCGAGAGGCAATGAAGGAGCACCTTGGCACAGCCTTTGAACAGTTTCTGGAAGCTCGCAGGACCGAGCTGATCCGTGAAGGAAAGATTTCATCCGGTGACGAACTTGATCAGTTTCTTGCTCAGGGTGGTATGTCGGTGGGGCAGCTGAGAGAAACGTTTTTCCGTATCCAAATGGTGAATGGGTACATTAAATCACTGACAGAGGCGACGGAGGGGCATTCACCCGACCGTCTCGAACTACTCGAATACTACCGCACGAACATCGATCAGTTTACACCGAATGAACGAGTGCGATGGCAGGAAATTCGTGTGAGTGTCAGCGCCCACGGCGGTCGGGAGCAGGCACGGCAGCGCATGATGCAAGTCCTCAATGCGATCAAGTCCGGAGAAAGTGAGTTCGCTGAACTGGCTCACATGTATTCGGATGCCTTTAGTGCCGAACAAAACGGCAATCGCGGTTGGTTGAATCGCGATTCCCTGCGGGACAAGAAGCTGGAAGAAATGCTGTTTAATCTCAAGAGTGGTGAGATGACTCGCGTTATGGAAGACGACAGATTCTTTTCGATCTACAGAGTTGCTCGACACGAATACGCCACGCCACGGCCGTTTTCCGTTGTCCAGTCCGAAATTGACGAGGCGATCAGGCGGGAACGGGCGACTGCTGCTAAGCAGACAATCATCGCAGACATGCGAGCTGAGGCCAGCGTTCGCACAATTTTCGATGACCATACAGAACTCCGGTAG
- the dxr gene encoding 1-deoxy-D-xylulose-5-phosphate reductoisomerase: MTACLEFRIEFSWNSFQRTLFRPLPQQWPGTLVAAQSIVVLGSTGSIGTSCLDVIRSHSDCMRVHGITAFRSRSLLLEQCREFRPRWAVLGDPEAGHTAEGIGDTRFLQGMEHADRLVRESDVDTVMSAIVGAAGLSPTWAAVDAGKRVAVANKEALVVAGPIITERARETGARLLPVDSEHSAVFQALQAGRKEDLRRIILTASGGPFRGWTRRRMQDVTPEMALNHPTWEMGPKITVDSATMMNKALEIIEARWLFDVPVHQISVVVHPQSIVHSFVEYQDGSVISQMSPPDMRLPIQYALTFPERIECPGTDTNWTQSMNLEFEPPDLDAFPALQLGFDAATRGGTCGAVLNAANEIAVNRFLNAEIRFDQIPQLCKEVLCHHDFDSRPSLKGLAAVDAWSRKEAQRWTT, translated from the coding sequence TTGACTGCCTGCTTAGAATTTCGAATCGAATTTTCGTGGAACTCGTTTCAAAGAACGCTGTTTCGGCCGTTGCCGCAGCAGTGGCCGGGAACCTTGGTTGCTGCACAGTCCATCGTGGTGCTTGGGTCGACCGGATCCATCGGCACCAGCTGTCTTGACGTGATTCGAAGTCACAGTGACTGCATGCGCGTTCACGGAATCACGGCATTTCGCAGCCGATCGCTGTTACTTGAGCAGTGTCGTGAGTTTCGGCCGCGCTGGGCAGTTCTGGGTGATCCTGAAGCAGGGCATACGGCGGAAGGGATTGGTGATACTCGTTTCTTGCAGGGAATGGAGCACGCCGACCGGCTGGTCCGGGAATCTGATGTTGATACGGTGATGTCTGCAATTGTCGGTGCTGCAGGGTTGTCTCCGACGTGGGCGGCCGTTGATGCCGGCAAGCGTGTTGCGGTGGCAAACAAGGAGGCATTGGTCGTCGCCGGTCCTATAATCACTGAGCGTGCCCGGGAGACGGGTGCCCGACTGCTTCCCGTCGACAGCGAGCACAGTGCCGTTTTTCAGGCACTTCAGGCTGGAAGAAAAGAGGATCTGCGGCGAATTATTCTTACAGCCAGCGGAGGTCCGTTTCGTGGATGGACACGGCGTCGAATGCAGGATGTCACTCCGGAGATGGCCCTGAACCATCCCACATGGGAAATGGGGCCAAAAATTACGGTTGATTCCGCCACTATGATGAATAAGGCACTGGAGATCATCGAAGCCCGTTGGTTGTTTGACGTGCCCGTCCACCAGATTTCGGTCGTCGTGCACCCGCAGTCAATCGTGCATTCGTTTGTGGAATACCAGGATGGCTCTGTCATTTCACAGATGTCACCACCAGACATGCGACTGCCGATTCAGTATGCTTTGACGTTTCCCGAACGAATTGAATGTCCAGGAACGGATACGAACTGGACTCAATCGATGAATCTGGAATTTGAGCCGCCGGATCTCGATGCGTTTCCTGCACTGCAGTTGGGATTCGATGCAGCTACGCGTGGAGGAACCTGTGGAGCTGTCCTGAATGCAGCCAATGAAATTGCAGTGAATCGTTTTCTGAATGCCGAAATTCGATTCGATCAGATCCCTCA